From Rhodovastum atsumiense, a single genomic window includes:
- a CDS encoding M48 family metallopeptidase, with product MCFFCFRGFTRRNLLGLATLAALPGCDDGLPVNLVSEATVRKLGLETWSRMRAQIPASTDASRQQLLGRVADRLLTAAGENADAWDIVLFARPDINAFALPGKRIGVFEGLFRVAVSPDQLAAVIGHEIGHVQANHAQERMNVAVAKDLGLKAIAAALNLTELRYANQIAAIMGAGVELGLLLPYSRRQELEADRLGLVSMARAEFDPGAAITLWRRMDQMVPRTGPTFLATHPAPAQRIAALEDMLKRIDRPPP from the coding sequence ATGTGCTTTTTTTGTTTTCGCGGCTTCACCCGCCGGAACCTGCTCGGCCTCGCCACCCTCGCGGCCCTGCCGGGCTGCGACGATGGGCTGCCGGTCAACCTGGTCTCGGAAGCGACCGTCCGCAAGCTCGGGCTGGAAACCTGGAGCCGCATGCGCGCGCAGATCCCGGCCAGCACCGATGCCTCACGTCAGCAACTGCTCGGGCGGGTCGCCGACCGCCTGCTGACCGCGGCGGGAGAAAACGCCGATGCCTGGGACATCGTCCTGTTCGCGCGCCCGGACATCAACGCCTTCGCCTTGCCGGGCAAGCGGATCGGCGTGTTCGAAGGCCTCTTTCGCGTCGCCGTGTCGCCCGACCAGCTCGCCGCCGTCATCGGCCACGAGATCGGACACGTGCAGGCGAACCACGCCCAGGAACGGATGAACGTGGCGGTGGCGAAGGATCTCGGCCTGAAGGCCATCGCCGCGGCGCTGAACCTGACCGAGCTGCGGTACGCCAACCAGATCGCCGCGATCATGGGGGCCGGCGTCGAACTCGGGCTGCTGCTCCCCTACTCGCGCCGGCAGGAACTCGAGGCGGACCGGCTCGGGCTGGTCTCCATGGCCCGCGCCGAATTCGATCCGGGCGCGGCCATCACCTTGTGGCGCCGCATGGACCAGATGGTCCCCCGGACCGGCCCGACCTTCCTGGCCACCCATCCCGCTCCGGCGCAGCGCATCGCCGCGCTGGAGGACATGTTGAAGCGGATCGACCGCCCTCCCCCCTGA
- a CDS encoding SDR family oxidoreductase — protein sequence MRRLEGKVAWVTGAGSGIGEAAAVALAEEGAQVVLTGRTAAKLERVAGRIGAAASVEPGDLTDAAQVQAIADRIAARLGRLDILVANAGVNIRDRAWAQLSPAGVDALVQGNLSSVFYCVTAVLPIMRAQQDGVLIHTSSVAGRFISGLSGPAYTAAKHGVVAMSHTINMEECVNGIRSTVVLPGEVATPILDLRPVPVSAEDRARMAQPEDVGDLVRYIACLPKRVVINEVMICPSWNRGYVAGLGKGA from the coding sequence ATGCGACGGCTCGAGGGGAAGGTGGCCTGGGTGACCGGCGCGGGCAGCGGCATCGGCGAGGCGGCCGCCGTGGCGCTGGCGGAGGAAGGCGCGCAGGTGGTGCTGACCGGGCGCACGGCGGCGAAGCTGGAACGGGTCGCCGGCCGCATCGGCGCGGCGGCCTCGGTCGAGCCGGGGGACCTTACCGATGCCGCGCAGGTGCAGGCGATCGCCGATCGCATCGCCGCCCGCCTCGGCCGGCTGGACATCCTGGTCGCCAATGCCGGGGTGAACATCCGCGACCGGGCCTGGGCGCAGCTTTCCCCCGCCGGCGTGGACGCGCTGGTCCAGGGCAACCTGTCGAGCGTGTTCTATTGCGTCACCGCGGTGCTGCCGATCATGCGCGCGCAACAGGACGGGGTGCTGATCCATACCTCCAGCGTGGCCGGCCGCTTCATCAGCGGGCTGAGCGGGCCGGCCTATACCGCGGCGAAGCATGGCGTGGTGGCGATGAGCCACACCATCAACATGGAGGAATGCGTCAACGGCATCCGCAGCACCGTGGTGCTGCCGGGCGAGGTGGCGACGCCGATCCTGGACCTGCGGCCGGTCCCGGTCAGCGCCGAGGACCGCGCCCGCATGGCCCAGCCCGAGGATGTCGGCGACCTGGTCCGCTATATCGCCTGCCTGCCGAAGCGGGTGGTGATCAACGAGGTGATGATCTGCCCGAGCTGGAACCGCGGCTATGTCGCGGGGCTCGGCAAGGGGGCATAG
- a CDS encoding DUF3237 domain-containing protein: protein MEAPKLEFAFEARMEVGPTCEGGETADGRRHVMPILGGTVAGPRLFATVLPGGADWQVVRADGFTSQVARYSLQAVDGTLISVVSRGVRHGPPEEMRRLEAGEEVDPTLIYFRCTASFEAPEDSAHAWLNRHVLVATGERQPDTMVARFWTVA from the coding sequence ATGGAAGCACCCAAGCTCGAGTTCGCATTCGAGGCACGAATGGAGGTGGGGCCCACCTGCGAGGGCGGTGAGACGGCGGATGGACGCCGCCATGTCATGCCGATTCTCGGTGGAACGGTGGCCGGGCCGCGCCTCTTCGCCACCGTGTTGCCCGGTGGCGCCGATTGGCAGGTGGTGCGGGCCGATGGGTTCACTTCCCAGGTGGCGCGATATTCGCTGCAGGCGGTCGACGGCACGCTCATCAGCGTGGTCAGTCGCGGGGTGCGGCATGGCCCGCCCGAGGAGATGCGTCGGCTGGAGGCGGGCGAGGAAGTCGATCCGACCCTGATCTACTTTCGCTGCACCGCGAGCTTCGAGGCGCCGGAGGACAGCGCGCACGCCTGGTTGAACCGGCATGTCCTGGTGGCGACCGGCGAGCGGCAGCCCGACACCATGGTGGCGCGGTTCTGGACGGTCGCCTAG
- a CDS encoding esterase/lipase family protein: MRPLDVLPMRGGGRATTLLRRACGVALLATLLSSCAGHAPALRETSPAILLPVGQATLTDGRGRFREVFCAVRYDHGAALPHDRPCEDSSALWKLPGEPPPSGRPVALGRAPVPTRVVMVPGLLAECAAELSKAFEDATANLQAQGYATGYIQTRGRQGSVTNADIIHAAVMAMPQDERIILVTHSKGTVDTLEALVKHPDLPARVAAVISVAGAVNGSPLADSFPEFLAHLAEETHLSSCPPGVDLEAVDSLRRSVRLGWLATHPLPRTVRTYSLAAFAAAPDMSWGLRPFYRDLAGTEPVNDGLVIASDAIIPGSTLLGYPNADHMAVAMPFGANAPLLAATLMDHNDYPRAVLLEAAVRYVQEDLAARPMIAENR; this comes from the coding sequence ATGCGCCCGCTGGATGTCCTGCCGATGCGCGGCGGTGGCCGCGCCACGACCCTGTTGCGCCGCGCCTGCGGCGTGGCCCTCCTCGCCACGCTGCTTTCATCTTGCGCGGGACACGCGCCGGCGCTGCGGGAAACCTCCCCGGCCATTCTTCTCCCGGTCGGGCAAGCCACCCTCACCGATGGCCGTGGCCGGTTCCGGGAAGTCTTCTGCGCCGTGCGGTATGATCACGGCGCCGCCTTGCCGCATGACCGCCCGTGCGAGGACAGTTCCGCGCTGTGGAAGCTGCCGGGCGAGCCCCCGCCTTCGGGCCGGCCGGTGGCCCTCGGCCGCGCCCCGGTGCCCACGCGGGTGGTGATGGTGCCCGGGCTGCTGGCCGAATGCGCGGCGGAGCTGTCGAAAGCCTTCGAGGACGCCACGGCGAACCTGCAGGCCCAGGGCTACGCGACCGGATACATCCAGACCCGGGGGCGCCAGGGCAGCGTCACCAACGCCGACATCATCCACGCCGCCGTGATGGCGATGCCGCAGGACGAGCGGATCATCCTGGTGACGCATTCCAAGGGCACCGTCGACACGCTCGAGGCCCTGGTGAAGCATCCCGACCTGCCGGCGCGCGTGGCCGCGGTGATCAGCGTCGCCGGGGCGGTCAACGGCTCGCCGCTGGCCGACAGCTTTCCCGAATTCCTCGCGCATCTGGCCGAGGAAACCCACCTGTCGTCCTGTCCGCCGGGGGTGGATCTGGAGGCGGTGGACAGCCTGCGCCGGTCGGTGCGGCTGGGGTGGCTCGCCACGCACCCGCTGCCCCGGACGGTGCGCACCTATTCGCTGGCCGCCTTCGCCGCGGCCCCGGACATGTCATGGGGTCTGCGGCCCTTCTACCGGGACCTCGCCGGAACCGAACCGGTCAATGACGGCCTGGTCATCGCCTCGGATGCGATCATTCCGGGATCGACCCTGCTCGGCTATCCCAACGCCGATCATATGGCGGTCGCCATGCCGTTCGGGGCCAACGCACCGCTGCTCGCGGCCACGCTGATGGACCACAACGACTATCCCCGGGCCGTGCTGCTCGAAGCCGCCGTCCGCTATGTGCAGGAAGACCTGGCCGCACGCCCGATGATCGCGGAGAACCGCTGA
- a CDS encoding substrate-binding domain-containing protein, whose protein sequence is MLRPVVAALVASLALATPAAAENLQVLAAGSLTAAFSDLLRRFPAAPDTVAPPEFGPSGLLREKIEKGRDADLLASADMEQARRLAAGHPERVVIHFTRNRLCALARHAVGLTPANMLERLLDPGVRLATSTPVADPGGDYAWAVFARAEAVRPGARAALEAKAQTLVGGGAKTPLLVPGKGAVEGVFLADRADVMLIYCSSATDVARLLPGLDIVSLPPELTVSPAYGMVLLNAKPLTLRFAAFVMSEDGQAVLKSYGFDPTALAEPASPRR, encoded by the coding sequence ATGCTGCGTCCCGTCGTTGCCGCCCTCGTCGCCTCGCTCGCCCTCGCCACGCCCGCCGCTGCCGAAAACCTCCAGGTCCTGGCTGCCGGCAGCCTCACCGCGGCCTTCTCCGACCTGCTCCGGCGCTTTCCCGCCGCCCCCGACACGGTGGCCCCGCCGGAATTCGGCCCGTCCGGCCTGTTGCGCGAGAAGATCGAGAAAGGCCGCGACGCCGACCTGCTCGCCTCGGCGGACATGGAGCAGGCGCGCCGCCTCGCCGCCGGCCATCCCGAACGGGTGGTGATCCATTTCACCCGCAACCGGCTCTGCGCCCTGGCCCGTCACGCGGTCGGGCTCACCCCTGCCAACATGCTGGAGCGCCTGCTCGATCCGGGCGTGCGCCTGGCCACCTCGACCCCCGTGGCCGATCCGGGCGGGGACTATGCCTGGGCGGTGTTCGCCCGGGCCGAGGCGGTGCGCCCGGGCGCCCGCGCCGCGCTGGAGGCGAAGGCGCAGACGCTGGTCGGCGGCGGCGCCAAAACCCCGCTGCTGGTTCCGGGCAAGGGCGCGGTGGAAGGCGTGTTCCTGGCCGACCGGGCCGATGTCATGCTGATTTATTGCAGCAGTGCGACCGATGTCGCGCGACTCCTGCCCGGACTGGACATCGTGTCGCTGCCGCCCGAGCTCACGGTCAGCCCCGCCTATGGCATGGTGTTGCTCAACGCCAAACCGCTCACCCTGCGCTTCGCCGCCTTCGTGATGTCGGAGGACGGCCAGGCGGTGCTGAAATCCTACGGCTTCGATCCGACCGCCCTCGCCGAACCGGCGTCACCGCGGCGGTAA
- a CDS encoding gamma carbonic anhydrase family protein yields the protein MLIAHGEKAPQIDPTAWVAPDATVCGDVSIGPGARIMHGARLIGEAGGAIRIGRDVIVMENAVVRAGPRHPCSIGDHCLIGPNAHVTGATLEDQVFVATGAAIFHGAWLGRGAEVRIHAVVHLRTRLAPGATVPIGWVAVGDPARILSPDRHEEIWAVQKPLNFPDFVYGVDRAAPDLMVQVTRRLSERLGAHRDDEPI from the coding sequence ATGCTCATCGCCCACGGCGAAAAAGCCCCGCAGATCGATCCGACGGCATGGGTCGCTCCGGACGCCACGGTCTGCGGCGATGTCAGCATCGGCCCGGGTGCCCGCATCATGCATGGCGCCCGTCTCATCGGCGAGGCGGGCGGTGCCATCCGCATCGGCCGTGACGTCATCGTCATGGAGAATGCCGTCGTCCGCGCGGGCCCGCGCCATCCCTGCAGCATCGGCGATCATTGCCTGATCGGCCCCAACGCGCATGTCACCGGTGCGACGCTGGAGGATCAGGTGTTCGTCGCCACCGGTGCCGCGATCTTCCATGGCGCGTGGCTCGGGCGTGGCGCCGAGGTGCGCATCCATGCCGTCGTGCATCTGCGCACCCGCCTCGCCCCGGGCGCCACCGTGCCGATCGGCTGGGTCGCCGTCGGCGATCCCGCCCGGATCCTCTCGCCCGACCGGCACGAGGAGATCTGGGCTGTGCAGAAGCCGCTGAATTTCCCCGATTTCGTCTATGGCGTCGATCGCGCGGCCCCGGATCTGATGGTGCAGGTCACGCGGCGCCTGTCGGAGCGGCTCGGCGCCCATCGGGACGACGAGCCGATCTGA
- a CDS encoding IlvD/Edd family dehydratase: MANGLRKRLTSYGDAGFSLFLRKAFIKAMGFSDDALDRPIIGITDTFSDFNPCHGNVPDLIAAIRRGVMLAGGLPMAFPTISIHESFAHPTSMFLRNLMALDTEEMIRAQPMDAVVLVGGCDKTLPAQLMGAASADVPAIVVPTGPMLVGHHRGEVLGACTDCRRLWARHRAGEIDATEIEAVSGRLAPTKGTCMVMGTASTVACMVEALGMCLPGGGTCPATHAERLRLAEASGTAAVRLAAEGLRPRDILTPAALRNAFTVLQAIGGSTNAVIHFTAIAGRLGILVDLDAFDALGRAAPVLVDLKPSGAHYMEHFHWAGGVPRLLRELAPFLDTSCRTVAGGTIADVIAAAEDVPGQNVIRGRDAPIMTGGGLAVLRGNLAPQGALLKRSAATPALLRHEGRAVVFESVEDMIARGDDPALQITPDDVIVMRNAGPKGAPGMPEAGYVPIPRKLAQAGVKDMVRISDARMSGTAFGTVVLHVTPEAATGGPLALVQGGDRIRLDADARRLDLLVDEADLARRRAAWSPPPPPPGAERGYLRLYLDQVLQADEGCDFAFCRPPA; the protein is encoded by the coding sequence ATGGCAAACGGATTGCGCAAGCGGCTGACCAGCTACGGGGATGCCGGGTTCTCGCTGTTCCTGCGCAAGGCCTTCATCAAGGCGATGGGCTTCTCCGACGACGCGCTCGATCGCCCGATCATTGGCATCACCGACACCTTCAGCGATTTCAATCCCTGCCACGGCAACGTGCCCGACCTGATCGCGGCGATCAGGCGTGGCGTCATGCTGGCGGGCGGGCTGCCGATGGCCTTTCCCACCATCTCGATCCACGAGAGCTTCGCCCATCCCACCAGCATGTTCCTGCGCAACCTGATGGCGCTGGACACCGAGGAGATGATCCGCGCCCAGCCGATGGATGCGGTGGTGCTGGTCGGCGGCTGCGACAAGACGCTGCCGGCGCAGCTCATGGGGGCGGCCAGCGCCGATGTCCCGGCGATCGTGGTGCCGACCGGCCCGATGCTGGTCGGCCATCACCGCGGCGAGGTGCTGGGCGCCTGCACCGATTGCCGGCGGCTCTGGGCCCGCCATCGCGCCGGCGAGATCGACGCCACCGAGATCGAGGCCGTCAGCGGCCGGCTCGCCCCGACCAAGGGCACCTGCATGGTCATGGGCACGGCGAGCACGGTAGCCTGCATGGTGGAGGCGCTGGGCATGTGCCTGCCCGGCGGCGGCACCTGCCCCGCGACCCATGCCGAGCGGCTGCGCCTCGCCGAGGCCTCCGGCACCGCCGCGGTGCGGCTGGCGGCCGAGGGGCTGCGGCCGCGCGACATCCTGACCCCGGCGGCGCTGCGCAACGCCTTCACCGTGCTGCAGGCGATCGGCGGTTCAACCAACGCGGTGATCCATTTCACCGCCATCGCCGGGCGGCTGGGCATTCTGGTCGATCTCGACGCCTTCGACGCGCTCGGCCGCGCGGCGCCGGTGCTGGTCGATCTCAAGCCCTCCGGCGCGCACTACATGGAGCATTTTCACTGGGCCGGCGGCGTGCCGCGCCTGTTGCGCGAACTGGCACCCTTCCTGGATACAAGTTGCCGCACGGTGGCGGGAGGAACCATCGCGGACGTCATCGCGGCGGCCGAGGACGTGCCCGGGCAAAACGTCATCCGCGGCCGCGACGCGCCGATCATGACCGGCGGCGGGCTCGCGGTGCTGCGGGGCAACCTGGCGCCGCAAGGCGCGCTGCTCAAGCGCTCGGCGGCGACGCCGGCCCTGCTGCGCCACGAAGGCCGGGCGGTGGTGTTCGAGTCGGTCGAGGACATGATCGCGCGCGGCGATGATCCGGCGTTGCAGATCACGCCGGACGACGTGATCGTCATGCGCAATGCCGGGCCGAAAGGGGCGCCGGGCATGCCGGAGGCGGGCTACGTGCCGATCCCCAGGAAACTGGCCCAGGCCGGGGTGAAGGACATGGTGCGGATCTCCGACGCGCGCATGAGCGGCACCGCCTTCGGCACGGTCGTGCTGCATGTGACCCCGGAGGCGGCCACCGGCGGGCCGCTGGCGCTGGTGCAGGGCGGGGACCGTATCCGGCTGGACGCGGACGCGCGACGGCTCGATCTGCTGGTGGACGAGGCGGACCTGGCCCGCCGGCGCGCGGCCTGGTCGCCCCCCCCGCCGCCGCCAGGGGCGGAGCGGGGCTATCTGCGCTTGTATCTGGACCAGGTGCTGCAGGCCGACGAAGGCTGCGATTTCGCCTTCTGCCGGCCGCCCGCCTGA
- a CDS encoding protoglobin domain-containing protein, whose product MQADITQNLVFARLDAATRALLREMLPAIEAEMPRLLDVLYGHMATRPDLAALFASPAHMDHARRRQAEHWRHLFGGHADADYVASVRRIAQTHIRAGLEPDAYIAMYLVALEELHAWVLRQNRPRFGIGGTPAHVEPVLRAIDRAVMFDVQQVMIAYMAELEQEYRRRLDDLANGFGKVVTRFTAEVNQRAATLQQEAGGLQSHAEATTGQAGQVAGGTERSLAELQSVASAAEQISSSIGEITRQTQQAAELTGGAVETVRRASTIVDTLSATAARIGDVVTLIQSIAGQTNLLALNATIEAARAGEAGRGFAVVAGEVKGLSAQTARATEDIRGQIGAVQGVVGQIAAAMAEIATTVEQLRGSTAAIASAVEQQTVVTQAISRSVATAAADAGSVNDGAREMQATAGRTAQGARGVAEASEGLTEATRALEAAECDFMEKLRAAERRGEQRQPVQAEVTVEAAGAAVPGRVQDISSGGMGVRLDAALLPANTEVRVAVPGLRHRAEARVVGRSVNRANLAFTDRAQARPVVEAMLGIGQRQAG is encoded by the coding sequence ATGCAGGCCGACATCACGCAAAACCTGGTTTTCGCACGCCTCGACGCGGCGACGCGCGCCTTGCTGCGGGAGATGCTGCCCGCGATCGAGGCGGAGATGCCGCGTCTTCTGGATGTGCTGTACGGGCACATGGCGACCCGGCCCGACCTGGCCGCGCTGTTCGCCAGCCCCGCCCACATGGACCATGCCCGCCGCCGCCAGGCCGAGCACTGGCGGCACCTGTTCGGCGGCCATGCCGATGCCGACTATGTCGCCTCGGTCCGCCGCATCGCGCAGACCCATATCCGGGCCGGCCTCGAGCCGGACGCCTATATCGCCATGTATCTGGTGGCGCTGGAGGAACTGCACGCCTGGGTGCTGCGGCAAAACCGCCCCCGCTTCGGCATCGGCGGCACGCCGGCCCATGTCGAGCCGGTGCTGCGGGCGATCGACCGCGCCGTCATGTTCGACGTGCAGCAGGTGATGATCGCCTACATGGCCGAGCTGGAACAGGAATACCGCCGGCGGCTGGATGACCTGGCCAACGGCTTCGGCAAGGTGGTGACGCGCTTCACCGCCGAGGTCAACCAGCGCGCGGCGACGCTGCAGCAGGAGGCCGGGGGGCTGCAAAGCCATGCCGAGGCGACGACGGGGCAGGCCGGGCAGGTTGCCGGCGGCACCGAGCGGTCCCTGGCCGAGTTGCAGAGCGTGGCCTCCGCCGCCGAGCAGATCAGTTCCTCGATCGGCGAGATCACGCGCCAGACCCAGCAGGCCGCCGAGCTGACCGGCGGAGCGGTGGAAACGGTGCGGCGCGCCAGTACGATCGTGGACACGCTCAGCGCCACGGCCGCGCGGATCGGCGACGTGGTGACCCTGATCCAGTCCATCGCCGGCCAGACGAACCTGCTGGCCCTGAACGCGACGATCGAGGCCGCCCGTGCCGGCGAGGCGGGCCGCGGCTTCGCCGTCGTCGCCGGCGAGGTGAAGGGGCTTTCGGCCCAGACCGCCCGCGCCACCGAGGACATCCGCGGCCAGATCGGCGCGGTGCAGGGGGTGGTCGGCCAGATCGCCGCCGCCATGGCCGAGATCGCCACGACGGTCGAACAGTTGCGCGGCAGCACCGCCGCCATTGCCAGCGCGGTGGAGCAGCAGACGGTGGTGACGCAGGCGATCAGCCGCTCGGTCGCCACCGCCGCCGCGGATGCGGGCAGCGTGAACGATGGCGCGCGGGAGATGCAGGCCACCGCCGGACGTACCGCCCAGGGCGCCCGCGGCGTGGCCGAAGCATCGGAGGGCCTGACCGAGGCCACGCGCGCGCTCGAGGCGGCCGAATGCGACTTCATGGAAAAGCTCCGGGCCGCCGAGCGCCGCGGCGAACAACGCCAGCCCGTGCAGGCCGAAGTGACCGTCGAAGCCGCCGGAGCAGCCGTGCCGGGGCGGGTGCAGGATATTTCTTCCGGCGGAATGGGGGTGCGCCTGGATGCGGCGCTGCTGCCGGCCAACACGGAGGTCAGGGTAGCCGTGCCGGGCCTGCGGCACCGCGCCGAGGCTCGTGTGGTCGGGCGCTCGGTCAACCGCGCCAACCTTGCCTTCACCGATCGCGCCCAGGCGAGGCCGGTGGTGGAAGCCATGCTCGGCATCGGCCAGCGCCAGGCCGGCTGA
- the ald gene encoding alanine dehydrogenase encodes MKIGVPTEIKTHEYRVGLTPAAVRELTSHGHQVLVQQGAAQAIGFPDDAYRAAGATIAPDAPAVFAGAEMIVKVKEPQPAEIALLRHGQVLFTYLHLAADREQTLGLVASQATCIAYETVTDKSGALPLLAPMSEVAGRMSVQVGAHCLEREQGGAGVLLGGVPGVPAGRVVVIGGGVSGTHALRMAIGIGAHVTVIDKSLPRLRQLEQEFGTRAQTLFSTTDAIERAVAEADLVIGAVLVPGAAAPKLVSRAMVRRMRPGSVIVDIAIDQGGIFETSRPTTHAQPTYVEEGVVHYCVTNMPGAVARTSTLALGNATLPFVLALADKGWKDAVTSDPHLLAGLNVHAGHVTHPAVAQDLDLPYRPPEHAIAL; translated from the coding sequence ATGAAAATCGGCGTCCCCACGGAGATCAAGACGCACGAATACCGCGTCGGCCTCACGCCCGCCGCCGTGCGCGAACTGACCTCTCACGGCCATCAGGTGCTGGTGCAGCAAGGGGCCGCGCAGGCCATCGGCTTTCCCGACGACGCCTATCGTGCCGCCGGCGCCACCATCGCGCCGGACGCGCCCGCCGTGTTCGCCGGGGCCGAGATGATCGTCAAGGTGAAGGAACCCCAGCCCGCGGAGATCGCCCTGCTGCGGCACGGGCAGGTGTTGTTCACCTACCTGCACCTCGCCGCCGACCGCGAGCAGACCCTGGGCCTGGTGGCGTCGCAGGCCACCTGCATCGCCTACGAGACCGTCACCGACAAAAGCGGCGCCCTGCCCCTGCTCGCGCCGATGAGCGAGGTCGCCGGCCGCATGAGCGTGCAGGTCGGCGCCCATTGCTTGGAGCGGGAGCAGGGTGGCGCCGGGGTGCTGCTCGGCGGCGTGCCGGGCGTGCCGGCCGGGCGCGTGGTGGTGATCGGCGGCGGCGTCTCCGGCACCCATGCGCTGCGCATGGCGATCGGCATCGGCGCGCATGTCACGGTGATCGACAAGTCGCTGCCGCGGCTGCGCCAGCTCGAACAGGAATTCGGCACCAGGGCGCAGACGCTGTTTTCCACCACGGACGCGATCGAGCGCGCGGTGGCCGAGGCCGACCTGGTGATCGGGGCCGTGCTCGTCCCCGGTGCCGCGGCGCCCAAGCTGGTGTCGCGGGCAATGGTGCGGCGAATGCGCCCCGGCTCGGTGATCGTCGACATCGCCATCGACCAGGGCGGGATCTTCGAGACCAGCCGCCCGACCACGCATGCCCAGCCGACCTATGTCGAGGAAGGCGTGGTGCATTATTGCGTCACCAACATGCCCGGCGCGGTCGCGCGCACCTCCACGCTCGCGCTTGGCAACGCGACGCTGCCGTTCGTGCTGGCGCTCGCGGACAAGGGCTGGAAGGACGCGGTGACATCGGATCCGCATCTGCTGGCCGGGCTGAACGTCCATGCCGGCCATGTCACGCACCCGGCGGTGGCCCAGGACCTCGACCTGCCCTATCGCCCCCCCGAGCACGCCATCGCCCTTTAA
- the lhpI gene encoding bifunctional Delta(1)-pyrroline-2-carboxylate/Delta(1)-piperideine-2-carboxylate reductase — protein MPHSTGPIIVDLPRTRASLDFNRLIPALRDAFIAGATVPLRHAHRLESESAATASLLLMPAWQGGTALGVKIVTVFPDNGKRGLNAVSSTYLLCDGQTGQHLAVIDGNEITGRRTAAASALAGDYLARRDASSLLIVGAGHIAGMLAAAWAAVRPIREVRVWNHRTARAAALAATLGEAGFDATVADDLETAVRASDIISCATLATTPLIHGGWLRPGAHLDLVGGFRPDMREADDDAVRVARVFIDTDAALTEAGDIVHPLASSALTREAIAGTLFTLCRGETPGRQNDQEITLFKSVGSAIEDLAAAALVWSDMRGT, from the coding sequence ATGCCTCATTCCACCGGCCCGATCATCGTGGATTTGCCGCGGACCCGCGCCAGCCTCGATTTCAACCGCCTCATCCCCGCCCTGCGCGATGCCTTCATCGCCGGCGCCACCGTGCCGCTGCGGCACGCCCACCGGCTGGAGAGCGAAAGCGCCGCCACCGCCAGCCTGCTGCTGATGCCGGCCTGGCAGGGCGGGACCGCGCTCGGGGTGAAGATCGTCACGGTGTTTCCCGACAACGGCAAGCGTGGGCTGAACGCGGTTTCCTCCACGTACCTGCTGTGCGACGGCCAGACCGGGCAGCACCTGGCCGTCATCGACGGCAACGAGATCACCGGCCGGCGCACCGCCGCCGCCTCGGCGCTGGCCGGCGACTACCTGGCCCGGCGCGATGCCTCGTCGCTGCTGATCGTGGGGGCCGGCCATATCGCCGGCATGCTCGCCGCCGCCTGGGCCGCGGTCCGCCCGATCCGCGAGGTGCGGGTCTGGAACCATCGCACGGCGCGGGCTGCCGCACTCGCGGCGACGCTGGGCGAGGCCGGCTTCGATGCCACCGTGGCCGATGACCTCGAAACCGCTGTGCGCGCCTCCGACATCATCTCCTGCGCCACGCTGGCCACCACGCCCCTGATCCACGGAGGCTGGCTGCGGCCCGGCGCGCATCTGGATCTGGTGGGCGGCTTCCGTCCCGACATGCGCGAGGCCGACGACGATGCCGTGCGAGTCGCGCGCGTCTTCATCGACACCGACGCCGCGCTGACCGAAGCCGGCGACATCGTCCACCCGCTGGCCTCCAGCGCGTTGACCCGCGAGGCCATTGCCGGGACGTTGTTCACCTTGTGCCGCGGCGAGACACCCGGCCGGCAGAACGACCAGGAAATCACCCTGTTCAAATCCGTCGGCAGCGCCATCGAGGACCTCGCCGCCGCGGCGCTGGTGTGGAGCGACATGCGCGGGACATAG